The Sesamum indicum cultivar Zhongzhi No. 13 linkage group LG2, S_indicum_v1.0, whole genome shotgun sequence genome contains a region encoding:
- the LOC105178972 gene encoding uncharacterized protein LOC105178972: MATLQIHSRSISLPARLDPVVNPTSFDQVDLQKWQIPKTAVPVTSQGIQSGLLGLAELYNSVQELAQPRRDVKSIEESLSGSVELLDSCTAIRELFQMIRENVQALQSALRRKGLDSSVQSDISSYFCFRKKMNKSVAKTLKALKNLESRNRDSGNFNDVLREVAGVTVAIFRSILLFLSTPTSARSGGWSLVSRLMVAKPAAENGGVNEVGSVDFALSSLQGKLRSNGAKAVDVQKGLQNLEAVVEGFEGGLERVFRQLVQSRVTLLNILTDH, translated from the coding sequence ATGGCAACCCTACAAATCCATTCCAGGTCCATTAGCCTGCCTGCTAGATTAGATCCCGTCGTCAACCCCACGAGCTTTGATCAGGTTGATCTGCAAAAGTGGCAGATTCCGAAAACGGCAGTTCCCGTGACTTCACAAGGCATTCAGTCTGGTCTTCTGGGGCTTGCGGAACTGTACAATTCTGTTCAAGAACTCGCGCAGCCCCGTCGAGATGTAAAGTCGATTGAAGAATCGCTGTCGGGCTCGGTGGAGTTGCTGGATTCTTGCACTGCTATTAGAGAACTGTTTCAGATGATCAGAGAGAACGTTCAGGCGCTGCAATCAGCGCTGCGAAGGAAGGGCCTGGATTCCAGCGTGCAGAGTGACATAAGCTCCTACTTCTGCTTCAGGAAGAAGATGAACAAGAGTGTGGCCAAGACCCTGAAAGCACTCAAGAACTTGGAAAGTAGAAACCGCGACAGCGGTAATTTTAATGATGTGTTGAGAGAAGTTGCGGGAGTTACAGTAGCGATTTTCAGGAGTATTCTGCTGTTCTTGTCTACGCCCACGTCGGCCCGGTCCGGCGGGTGGTCTTTGGTTTCCAGGCTGATGGTGGCGAAACCCGCGGCCGAAAACGGTGGTGTGAATGAGGTCGGGAGTGTGGATTTTGCTCTCAGTTCTCTTCAAGGGAAGCTGAGGAGCAATGGGGCTAAGGCTGTCGATGTTCAAAAAGGGCTGCAGAATCTTGAAGCCGTGGTGGAGGGATTTGAGGGAGGATTGGAGAGAGTATTCAGGCAATTAGTTCAAAGTAGAGTTACACTTCTAAACATTCTCACTGATCATTGA
- the LOC105178015 gene encoding alcohol dehydrogenase-like 7, with product MDNSTTSGKPIRCRAAIARKAGEPLVIEEVIVAPPKAGEVRIKIICSSLCHSDITFLKLKDPPACFPRILGHESVGVVESVGDGVTAFVEGDTVVPIFLPDCAECRDCTSNKSNLCSTFPFKVSPWMHDGSSRFTDLKGETLYHFLFVSSFTEYTVVHTANVTKIDPVIPPSRACLLSCGVSTGVGAAWRSANVEAGSTVAIFGLGSIGLAVAEGARLCGATKIIGIDVNPEKYEIGKRFGVTDFVDTRSCGERRLSEIINEMTGGGADYCFECVGKASLVEEAYACCRKGWGKTVVLGVDKPGAQLTLSSFEVLHTGKALLGSLFGGLKPKSDIPILIKRYIDQELELDKFVTHEVSLDDINKAIDLLLEGKSLRCVIWMDK from the exons ATGGACAACAGCACAACTTCGGGCAAGCCCATCAGATGCCGAG CGGCAATTGCTAGGAAAGCAGGGGAGCCGCTGGTGATAGAGGAAGTGATCGTGGCCCCTCCAAAAGCTGGCGAAGTCCGTATCAAGATCATTTGCAGTTCTCTCTGCCACAGCGACATCACTTTCTTGAAACTGAAA GATCCGCCGGCATGTTTTCCAAGAATTCTGGGCCATGAATCTGTCGG TGTTGTTGAGAGCGTCGGCGATGGTGTCACCGCGTTTGTCGAAGGCGATACGGTCGTTCCGATATTTTTACCAGACTGTGCAGAATGTAGAGATTGCACATCCAATAAGAGCAACCTCTGTTCGACATTCCCATTCAAGGTCTCTCCTTGGATGCATGATGGATCGAGCAGGTTTACAGACCTCAAGGGGGAGACTTTGTACCATTTCCTCTTTGTCTCTAGTTTCACAGAGTACACGGTTGTGCATACGGCTAATGTAACTAAAATTGACCCCGTGATCCCTCCAAGCAGAGCTTGCCTCCTAAGTTGTGGAGTGTCAACAG GTGTAGGAGCTGCTTGGAGGTCTGCAAATGTTGAAGCAGGGTCTACAGTTGCTATATTTGGTCTTGGATCAATAGGATTAGCT GTTGCAGAGGGGGCAAGATTGTGTGGCGCTACGAAAATCATTGGCATTGATGTGAACcctgaaaaatatgaaatag GTAAAAGATTTGGAGTAACTGATTTTGTTGACACGAGGAGTTGTGGTGAAAGACGTTTAAGCGAG ATCATTAATGAGATGACCGGTGGAGGAGCAGACTATTGCTTTGAGTGCGTTGGAAAGGCATCCTTGGTTGAGGAAGCATATGCCTGCTGCCGCAAG GGATGGGGAAAGACGGTGGTTCTTGGGGTGGACAAGCCTGGAGCTCAGTTGACCTTAAGCTCCTTTGAGGTCCTTCACACCGGAAAAGCTCTATTAGGATCATTGTTTGGAGGACTCAAACCGAAATCCGACATACCAATCCTCATTAAACGCTACATCGACCAG gAGCTGGAACTTGACAAGTTTGTGACCCATGAGGTTAGTCTTGACGACATCAACAAAGCTATTGATTTACTACTCGAAGGGAAGAGCCTCAGATGTGTGATTTGGATGGATAAATGA